In Mustelus asterias chromosome 30, sMusAst1.hap1.1, whole genome shotgun sequence, a genomic segment contains:
- the LOC144480792 gene encoding uncharacterized protein LOC144480792, with the protein MEKPWKCGDCGKGFSYPSLLENHRRSHTGERPFTCSVCGEGFIQSSGLWSHQRIHTEEKPFTCTSCGKRFRHSSALTVHQRTHTGERPFICSVCGKGFTQSFHLLSHQRVHSGERPFTCSDCGKGFTGSSHLLSHQRVHIEEKPFSCTDCGRSFRQASSLIAHQRIHTGERPFTCFLCGKGFTVLPTLLRHQKIHTEEKPFSCTDCGKNFRQSSNLTAHRRIHTAERPFTCSVCGKGFNRPSNLSAHQRVHTGERPFTCSVCGKGFAKSFNLLAHQRTHTKRPFNCSVCGKGFTQSQWLLRHQQVHQ; encoded by the coding sequence atggagaaaccgtggaaatgtggggactgtgggaaaggattcagttacccttccctgctggaaaaccatcggcgcagtcacactggtgagagaccgttcacctgttctgtctgtggagagggattcattcagtcatctggcctttggtctcaccagagaattcacactgaggaaaagccattcacctgcacctcctgtgggaagaggttcaggcattcttcagcactcactgtgcaccaacgcactcacaccggggagagaccattcatctgctccgtgtgtgggaagggattcactcagtcattccacctgctgtcacaccagcgagttcattctggggagaggccgttcacctgctccgactgtgggaagggattcactgggtcatcccacttactgtcacaccagcgagttcacattgaggagaagccattcagctgcactgactgtggacggagtttcagacaggcatcctccctcattgcacaccagcgaattcacactggggagagaccgtttacttgctttttgtgtggaaagggattcacagttttacccaccctgctgagacaccagaaaattcacactgaagagaagccattcagctgcactgactgtggaaagaatttcaggcagtcatccaacctcactgctcaccgacgcattcacactgcagaaagaccattcacatgctccgtgtgcgggaagggattcaatcggccatccaacctctctgctcaccagcgagttcacacaggggagaggccattcacttgctccgtgtgtgggaagggattcgcaaagtctttcaacctgctggctcaccaacgcactcacactaagaggccattcaactgctctgtgtgtgggaagggattcactcagtcacaatggctcctgagacatcaacaagttcaccaGTGA
- the LOC144480771 gene encoding uncharacterized protein LOC144480771, with amino-acid sequence MERKSTVHSGEKLYTCSVCGQGFSQSSGLLKHKCSHDREKPWKCGDCEKGFNHPSDLETHRRSHTGERPFTCSVCRKGFTQSSHLLRHQRVHTDERPFKCSNCGKCCKGFGDLMSHQRVHTDGRPFKCSDCVKCYKSSGELMRHQRVHTEEKPFKCLDCGKCYKGSGELMSHQRVHTDERPFKCPDCGKCYKSSGELMHHQRVHTDERPFRCSHCGTGFRKSSGLTEHQRIHTGERPFICIKCGKGFTQSSTLLRHQLVHTEERPFKCTDCGKCYKSSGELMLHQRVHTDERPFRCSYCGTGFKQSSQLSKHQRIHTGERPFICTECGKGFTQSSSLLTHQRVHSEEKNKCTDYRKCHKISGNIPPHFKPASSHWGETLHLHHVWEGIHSVIQPTETLLSSQVTPGVGFCC; translated from the coding sequence ATGGAAAGAAAAAGCacagttcacagtggggagaaactgtacacatgttctgtgtgtggacaaggcttcagccAATCATCCGGCCTGTtaaaacataaatgcagtcacgacagggagaaaccgtggaaatgtggagactgtgagaagggattcaatcacccatctgacctggaaactcatcgacgcagtcacaccggagagagaccattcacatgcTCTGTGTGTAGGAAAGGATTCacccagtcatcccacctgctgagacaccagcgagttcacactgacgagagaccttttaaatgctcaaaCTGTGGGAAGTGCTGTAAAGGTTTTGGCgatctgatgtcccatcaacgtgttcacactgacgggagaccttttaaatgctcagattgtgtaaagtgctataaaagttctggggaactaaTGCGTCACCAACGTGTCCAtactgaggagaaaccttttaagtgcctggactgtgggaagtgctataaaggttctggggaactgatgtcccatcaacgtgttcacactgatgagagaccttttaaatgtccagactgtgggaaatgctataaaagttctggggaactgatgcaccatcaacgtgttcacactgatgagagaccattcaggtgctctcactgtgggactgggttcaggaaaTCATCAGGCCTCACtgaacaccagcggattcacactggggagagaccgttcatttGCATTAAATGTGGTAAGGGATTCACGCAGTCATCAACCTTGCTAAGACACCAGCTAGTTCACACTgaagagagaccttttaaatgtacagactgtgggaaatgctataaaagttctggggaactgatgctccatcaacgtgttcacactgatgagagaccgttcaggtgctcttactgcgggactgggttcaagcaatcatctcaactctctaaacaccagaggattcacactggggagaggccattcatctgcactgaatgtgggaaggggttcactcagtcatccagtctgctgacacaccagcgagttcacagtgagGAAAAAAATAAATGCACAGACTACAGGAAGTGCCATAAAATTTCTGGGAACATCCCACCTCATTTcaaaccagcgagttcacactggggagagaccctccACTTGCAtcatgtgtgggaaggaattcactcagtcatccaacctactGAGACACTACTAAGTTCACAAGTGACTCCAGGAGTTGGATTTTGCTGTTAG